In Sporosarcina sp. PTS2304, a genomic segment contains:
- a CDS encoding dipeptidase has product MNIKQYEGYTSFSYLKANKDYKKYALATDLNRVPTYSLHLTSSEENKLHEIMTTSTIVSLRDHGFIVPEKYEDILPYCSELHTFFHYEGIAKSGIDIIFENFMDGISTITSKNGLKWDDVIYLLGMRYADIQRQNTVSIARTYDDLTKAKQLKQTALLPSLEAASILENELDRVDILYGFGIRCMGITYNESNTLGSGLVEKRDGGLTNFGRRVVNRMNALGMIIDISHCGDQTSLDVIEESSHPVLMTHAGARALWNTPRMKPDHVLQACADKGGIIGVCAAPNTTLTKSSPKHSINSVMEHFEYLIDLVGIDHVGLGPDTFFGDHVALQHAFDDMLGISASHSGENFTESPYVEGLENPSEAMKNMIGWIIKQNYSNEDIEKVAGGNAMRVMKKILI; this is encoded by the coding sequence ATGAATATAAAACAATACGAGGGGTATACGTCGTTTAGCTATTTGAAAGCGAACAAGGATTATAAAAAGTATGCCTTGGCGACAGATCTAAATCGTGTTCCTACTTATTCTCTTCATTTAACATCAAGTGAAGAGAATAAGTTACATGAAATTATGACAACAAGCACTATCGTATCGCTGAGGGATCACGGATTTATCGTTCCTGAAAAATATGAAGATATTCTACCATATTGTTCAGAGCTGCATACGTTTTTTCATTACGAGGGGATAGCGAAGTCAGGTATAGATATTATCTTTGAAAATTTCATGGATGGCATATCAACTATTACATCAAAAAATGGTTTGAAATGGGACGATGTAATTTATCTTTTGGGAATGAGATACGCAGACATCCAACGCCAAAACACAGTTTCTATTGCCCGGACGTACGATGATTTAACGAAAGCAAAGCAATTAAAACAAACAGCGCTTTTACCTTCTTTAGAGGCTGCAAGTATTTTGGAAAATGAGTTAGATCGTGTAGACATTTTATATGGATTTGGTATTCGTTGCATGGGGATTACATATAACGAATCAAATACACTAGGCTCAGGACTTGTTGAAAAGCGTGACGGCGGATTAACAAACTTCGGTCGCCGTGTAGTAAATCGTATGAATGCATTAGGTATGATTATCGATATTTCACATTGCGGAGACCAAACGAGCCTAGATGTGATTGAAGAAAGCTCGCATCCTGTACTCATGACTCACGCAGGAGCACGTGCTTTATGGAATACTCCAAGAATGAAGCCAGACCATGTTTTACAGGCGTGTGCGGATAAGGGTGGAATTATAGGTGTCTGTGCAGCACCTAATACGACGCTAACCAAAAGTTCCCCTAAACATTCCATAAATTCCGTAATGGAACATTTTGAATACCTAATAGACTTAGTAGGAATAGATCATGTTGGCTTAGGTCCGGATACGTTCTTTGGTGATCATGTAGCTTTGCAACATGCATTTGATGATATGTTAGGAATTTCTGCTTCACATAGTGGAGAGAATTTTACAGAATCACCTTATGTAGAGGGACTGGAAAATCCATCGGAAGCTATGAAAAATATGATTGGCTGGATTATAAAGCAGAATTATTCGAATGAAGATATTGAAAAAGTTGCAGGTGGTAACGCGATGAGGGTCATGAAAAAAATTCTTATATAA